The following are encoded in a window of Syntrophorhabdaceae bacterium genomic DNA:
- a CDS encoding FmdE family protein yields MNTDQLDLQKCLERASRFHGDLCAGITLGTRMSILGLKAIGIDDPMGRDRKNLIIFVETDRCAADAILAVTGCHPGKRTMKILDYGKMAATFINLATGKAVRVVTKDKTIDPNKEYTREMIEQEPHTEKYAMMPAEDLFEFEEVEVDLRPEDMPGKPLRIVTCSACGERVMDMREIRDNGRILCRPCAESRTYWRKKS; encoded by the coding sequence ATGAACACCGATCAACTGGACTTGCAGAAATGTCTCGAAAGGGCGTCACGGTTCCACGGCGACCTCTGCGCGGGGATTACGCTGGGCACGAGAATGTCCATACTGGGCCTCAAGGCGATCGGCATTGACGACCCCATGGGGAGGGACCGTAAAAACCTCATCATATTCGTCGAGACAGACCGCTGCGCCGCCGATGCTATCCTGGCCGTGACCGGATGCCATCCGGGAAAAAGGACGATGAAGATCCTCGACTATGGCAAGATGGCGGCAACATTCATCAATCTGGCCACAGGCAAGGCCGTCCGCGTCGTGACGAAGGACAAGACTATCGACCCGAACAAGGAATACACCCGGGAGATGATCGAGCAAGAACCGCACACGGAAAAATACGCCATGATGCCCGCCGAGGACCTCTTCGAATTCGAGGAGGTGGAGGTGGACCTGAGACCCGAAGATATGCCCGGCAAACCCCTGAGGATTGTCACATGTTCCGCCTGCGGGGAGCGAGTCATGGATATGAGGGAGATCAGAGACAACGGCAGGATACTCTGCAGGCCCTGTGCGGAAAGCAGGACCTACTGGCGGAAAAAAAGTTGA
- a CDS encoding ABC transporter ATP-binding protein — translation MPLMEANNIVFAYTDKPVLNDVTMEVHEGEVVTLLGPNGSGKSTLLKSILGLIKPKKGTVRLRGKDIASITQRELARQIAYVPQTHKSTFPYSVFDVILMGRMPHKTFFFRYSREDMNIARTVMERLSITHLSRRPYTEISGGERQLTLIARALAQGARIFVMDEPASGLDYGNQLKLLEHITALSREGYTFIKSTHSPEHAIWIAHRAVMIRNGTIIADGCCDDVVNNETLFRLYNTRVNVVRLNGSLRVCIPEAIHNRGAKNQTERGERNGAPQTGSSERDMPERRC, via the coding sequence ATGCCCCTCATGGAGGCAAACAATATCGTTTTTGCCTACACGGACAAACCGGTCCTGAACGACGTCACCATGGAAGTCCATGAGGGAGAGGTTGTGACGCTTCTGGGGCCGAACGGCAGCGGGAAAAGCACCCTTCTCAAATCCATCCTCGGGCTCATCAAGCCGAAGAAAGGTACGGTCCGCCTCCGCGGGAAGGACATAGCGTCTATCACGCAGAGAGAACTGGCGAGACAGATAGCCTACGTTCCCCAGACCCATAAAAGTACATTCCCCTACAGCGTCTTCGACGTCATTCTCATGGGAAGGATGCCCCACAAGACCTTTTTCTTCCGGTACTCACGGGAGGATATGAACATTGCACGGACCGTGATGGAGCGCCTTTCCATCACTCATCTCTCCCGGCGCCCTTACACGGAGATAAGCGGCGGCGAGAGGCAGCTCACCCTCATTGCGCGGGCGCTGGCCCAGGGAGCGCGCATCTTCGTCATGGATGAACCGGCAAGCGGCCTCGACTACGGCAATCAGCTCAAACTGCTGGAGCATATCACCGCTCTGTCCCGGGAGGGGTACACCTTTATCAAGTCGACCCATTCACCGGAACACGCCATCTGGATAGCCCACCGCGCGGTCATGATCAGAAACGGGACAATCATCGCCGACGGGTGCTGCGACGACGTGGTGAACAACGAAACTCTCTTTCGCCTCTATAACACAAGGGTGAACGTGGTGCGGCTGAACGGGTCGCTCCGGGTCTGCATACCGGAGGCAATTCACAACAGGGGGGCGAAAAACCAAACGGAACGCGGGGAACGCAACGGAGCGCCTCAGACCGGCAGCAGCGAACGGGACATGCCTGAGAGACGTTGCTGA
- a CDS encoding class I SAM-dependent methyltransferase, with protein MADTVIDWNEVWKHETAKRSVEKRDVHFWNEKARNFFNKPWESNYSGDFLKIMEPRRCWTVLDMASGTGALTIPLSRYVRRITAVDFSPRMLEALEKQCRIQGIENVTTINASWDDDWMSRGIGEYDVVVASRCLVVDDLQKAVLKLNSAARERVYISTIVGDGPHDRRIYEAVGRRLTPGPDYIYTYNLLHQLGIYASLFIIKDLRVESFRDNDEAFAHYEHFLGKLTRGEKRDLRNYLRKHLVSRNGKWVLDYKRMTRWAVMWWEKE; from the coding sequence ATGGCTGATACGGTAATTGACTGGAACGAGGTCTGGAAACATGAGACTGCAAAAAGGTCTGTAGAGAAACGGGATGTCCATTTCTGGAATGAAAAGGCCCGCAACTTCTTCAACAAACCCTGGGAATCGAATTACTCCGGGGATTTCCTCAAGATCATGGAACCCAGGCGCTGCTGGACCGTTCTCGACATGGCATCCGGCACAGGCGCGTTGACCATCCCTCTGTCGAGATACGTCAGGAGGATAACCGCTGTCGATTTCTCGCCGAGGATGCTCGAAGCTCTCGAGAAACAATGCCGGATACAGGGCATCGAGAACGTCACCACCATCAATGCAAGCTGGGATGATGACTGGATGTCCAGGGGCATCGGCGAATATGACGTTGTCGTGGCGTCGCGGTGCCTCGTCGTCGATGATCTGCAGAAAGCCGTTCTGAAATTGAACAGTGCGGCCCGGGAACGCGTCTACATTTCCACCATCGTTGGGGACGGGCCTCATGACAGAAGGATCTATGAGGCCGTCGGGAGGCGACTCACACCCGGGCCGGACTACATATACACCTACAACCTCCTCCACCAGCTCGGCATTTACGCAAGCCTGTTCATCATCAAAGACCTCAGGGTGGAATCCTTCCGCGATAACGATGAGGCTTTTGCACACTACGAGCATTTCCTGGGGAAATTGACAAGAGGTGAAAAACGGGACCTGCGGAATTATCTCCGAAAGCACCTTGTGTCGAGAAACGGAAAGTGGGTCCTCGACTATAAGAGAATGACACGTTGGGCGGTGATGTGGTGGGAAAAGGAATGA
- a CDS encoding LysR family transcriptional regulator: MKVGYKVWIDNDGKAFGEGPYQVLKRIEETGSLHKAAMDLNMSYRKAWLMLQAIEKRLGFALLERRVGGVSGGGSNITPGGKKFLKSYEGFREDVKTVLEKTFRKHFK, encoded by the coding sequence ATGAAAGTTGGTTACAAGGTATGGATAGATAATGACGGCAAGGCGTTCGGTGAGGGTCCTTACCAGGTGCTCAAACGGATAGAGGAAACGGGTTCCCTGCACAAGGCGGCAATGGATCTCAATATGTCTTACCGCAAGGCCTGGCTGATGCTCCAGGCAATAGAGAAACGCCTGGGCTTCGCGCTTCTGGAACGAAGGGTGGGAGGTGTGTCAGGCGGCGGTTCCAACATAACGCCGGGGGGCAAGAAGTTCCTCAAAAGTTATGAAGGGTTTCGCGAGGACGTTAAGACTGTTCTGGAAAAGACCTTCAGGAAACATTTCAAGTAA
- a CDS encoding energy transducer TonB, protein MNTASLHSMGREFAISLAIHICIFGAVVVFGHTLDKPRETVLVYLTDELPGAGRGGSARAAALSKEDAKPQGKPATTPESAKKRPERSLSTTKALSRNVEKNTKDEERKTPAEVDRSEAGVDAASISNGLPQRTGGGEGGRGSGGGAGSGPGAGTGVGSGYGQSFGSGRGGAASNLKMQYLKEHFGYIRDLIMKHINYPHMARKMGWRGRVVVAFIIRENGTVENTRVVKSSGYDVLDSNTVKTIREAQPFPRPPVKAELVIPIVYKLE, encoded by the coding sequence ATGAATACGGCGTCCCTTCACAGCATGGGCCGGGAATTCGCGATCTCCCTCGCGATCCACATATGTATCTTCGGAGCGGTTGTGGTCTTCGGACACACCCTGGACAAACCCCGGGAGACCGTCCTCGTCTATCTTACTGATGAACTGCCCGGCGCAGGCCGCGGCGGCTCGGCCAGAGCGGCGGCGCTTTCGAAGGAAGACGCAAAACCACAGGGAAAACCTGCGACGACACCAGAAAGTGCAAAAAAGAGGCCGGAGAGATCATTGTCCACCACGAAGGCCCTTTCGAGAAACGTTGAAAAGAACACAAAAGATGAGGAACGGAAGACTCCTGCAGAGGTTGACCGCTCGGAGGCCGGGGTAGACGCGGCGAGCATCTCGAACGGCCTGCCGCAGCGGACGGGCGGGGGTGAAGGCGGACGGGGAAGCGGCGGGGGGGCTGGTTCCGGGCCCGGTGCCGGAACCGGCGTCGGAAGCGGTTACGGGCAGAGTTTCGGAAGCGGCAGGGGAGGTGCGGCTTCAAACCTGAAAATGCAATATCTGAAGGAACACTTCGGCTACATCCGGGACCTCATCATGAAACACATCAACTATCCCCACATGGCCAGGAAGATGGGGTGGAGGGGAAGGGTTGTCGTCGCCTTCATCATCAGGGAAAACGGCACCGTGGAGAATACGCGCGTCGTCAAAAGCTCCGGCTACGACGTGCTCGACAGCAACACGGTGAAGACCATCAGGGAGGCACAGCCTTTCCCGAGGCCTCCCGTTAAGGCAGAGCTTGTCATACCCATTGTCTACAAACTGGAATAG
- a CDS encoding pyridoxamine 5'-phosphate oxidase family protein, which produces MKLSEYFENTLGRGVLATADAKGSVDAAVYSRPHFVDEETAVWIMTDRLTHANLQSNPHAAYIFAEAAGNTFVGKRLYLTKMREESDPVKIEQFRWRKTYKVPEEQKNEKRFVVYFHVDKVLPLVGDKP; this is translated from the coding sequence ATGAAGCTCAGCGAGTATTTTGAAAACACTTTGGGAAGGGGTGTTCTCGCCACGGCGGATGCAAAGGGCAGCGTTGATGCGGCGGTCTATTCCCGGCCCCACTTTGTCGATGAGGAAACGGCGGTGTGGATAATGACGGACCGGTTGACCCACGCCAACCTCCAGTCGAACCCCCATGCCGCCTACATTTTTGCCGAGGCGGCAGGAAACACCTTCGTCGGAAAGCGCCTCTACCTCACGAAGATGCGCGAGGAGTCGGATCCTGTGAAGATCGAACAGTTCCGCTGGCGCAAGACGTACAAGGTCCCCGAGGAACAGAAGAACGAGAAGCGCTTCGTCGTCTACTTCCACGTCGACAAGGTTTTGCCTCTCGTTGGTGACAAGCCATAG
- a CDS encoding DUF4213 domain-containing proteins translates to MIIEETAALLETLYGETLKNITIERTVVGVYFTGVKLSNGCGGVSYTPAAELHGSCCSILNTMGQKQGELKGAAVYDILLPPPRLLPDHRCKTRCLDIVGGVVVTDPDRALDILSEGAGAYQLFGVCVRKMNLLRHKPREVSNFA, encoded by the coding sequence ATGATCATCGAGGAAACGGCGGCTCTTCTCGAAACCCTATACGGGGAGACGTTGAAGAACATCACCATCGAGAGGACCGTCGTTGGTGTCTACTTCACCGGTGTTAAGCTGTCAAACGGCTGCGGGGGTGTTTCATACACACCCGCAGCCGAACTCCATGGCTCCTGTTGCTCCATCCTCAATACAATGGGACAGAAGCAGGGGGAGCTCAAGGGTGCAGCCGTCTACGACATTCTTTTGCCGCCCCCCCGTCTCCTTCCTGACCACCGCTGCAAAACTCGCTGTCTGGATATCGTGGGCGGCGTTGTCGTCACCGATCCCGACCGCGCCCTCGACATACTTTCCGAAGGCGCGGGTGCCTATCAACTCTTCGGCGTTTGCGTACGCAAGATGAATCTTCTGAGACACAAGCCCCGGGAGGTGAGCAACTTCGCATGA
- a CDS encoding EF-hand domain-containing protein — MKRIFFLPMLTIFLSSTIVGCSLDAFFSPNYGNLEYPTTSLPGQEGGQQKQPVADQPQRVTAPDEEAKLGPTPRSAARTVKDESIDGSPVVRMASGSMTRVKTASRSTFTGSVTAVDYVGKTISVKSTGKNLTFDLTNPVVRGYANIGEIQIGDTITLGYIKNGIGIVKGENFHPDLQNQTAPDELASSRKGKRSKRATANQSSKKGATPVRVKYKVNRLAFNDVDNNKDGKVSPVELGTVLPSLTMEDFKKYDRNGDGGLNEAEYGSVKKR; from the coding sequence ATGAAAAGAATCTTCTTTCTCCCAATGCTCACTATTTTCCTTTCAAGCACCATTGTCGGCTGCTCTCTTGACGCCTTTTTCTCTCCCAATTATGGCAACCTGGAGTATCCCACGACCTCCCTTCCAGGACAGGAGGGCGGGCAGCAGAAGCAGCCGGTTGCCGACCAACCACAGCGCGTTACTGCTCCCGACGAAGAAGCGAAGCTGGGGCCTACACCGAGATCAGCCGCTCGGACCGTGAAGGACGAGAGCATAGACGGCAGCCCAGTCGTAAGGATGGCGAGCGGATCCATGACCAGGGTAAAGACCGCCTCCCGCAGCACCTTCACGGGCAGCGTCACCGCCGTGGATTACGTCGGGAAGACGATATCCGTGAAAAGCACAGGCAAAAACCTGACCTTCGACCTTACGAACCCCGTCGTGCGGGGGTATGCAAACATAGGAGAGATCCAGATAGGGGACACCATCACCCTCGGATACATAAAGAACGGCATCGGCATCGTCAAGGGGGAGAACTTCCACCCGGACCTCCAAAACCAGACCGCACCTGACGAACTTGCCTCATCACGGAAAGGCAAACGGTCTAAACGCGCAACAGCCAATCAATCCTCTAAAAAGGGGGCAACTCCTGTTCGTGTCAAATACAAGGTGAACCGGCTTGCCTTTAACGACGTCGACAACAACAAGGACGGCAAGGTATCTCCCGTGGAACTCGGCACAGTGCTGCCTTCTCTTACCATGGAAGATTTCAAGAAATATGACCGCAACGGCGACGGCGGCCTCAACGAAGCGGAATACGGCAGCGTGAAGAAGAGGTAG
- a CDS encoding TonB-dependent receptor, producing the protein MVSLTRSALFVLIVAVLTLALATPSGAQNQKPKEDVFTLGEIEVKDRSEVSRNVTVERIYEEDMRDFNKNNVAQAVNLLPGVTLTKNSRNEQMVYIRGFDMRRVPIFLDGIPIYVPYDGYPDLGRFTTFDMSQITVSKGFTSVLYGPNTEGGAINMISRRPQKAFEGSISTGYATGDTFMSYINLGTNQKKWYLQGGGSYVSSDYVRMSDNWSERPTENGGHRDNSYYRDRKYNLKLGFTPFDGHEYAISYTNQHGVKGNPVYAGTDPSVAIRYWQWPYWDKESVYFTSKTPVGQDSYFKVRFYYDQYQNSLYSYDNDTYSTMDKKSSWMSDYSDKTTGGSIEAGTTLVPRNNIKAAFHYKEDRHKEHNQPNPYQNFKDEIWSVGLEDTLQIVDKFYTIFGASYDSIKTINAEAYDSKTNTFSDFQKDSQSSLNPQIGFFYDLTDTSKIHASVAKKTRLPTMKDKYSYKQGTALPNPNLKPEEAINYELGYQNTFFKKIALKTAIFYSDISDMVMQVKVPNPSNPATTLNQNQNIGDVRRYGAELDVSGSIITNLNGGFNYTYIWSDNRTDSTRVTDIPKHKLAAYAKYTPLTGLSLIADIEYNSQRYSSSDGIEVARAFAVTNFKAAYEFLKGLRIEGGVSNVFDRDYSLAEGYPEAGRSYFTNLVYKF; encoded by the coding sequence ATGGTTTCTCTAACACGATCCGCTCTCTTCGTCCTTATCGTTGCAGTGTTGACCCTGGCATTGGCCACACCCTCCGGCGCGCAAAACCAAAAACCGAAGGAAGATGTGTTCACCCTTGGCGAGATCGAGGTAAAGGACCGATCCGAGGTGAGCAGGAATGTGACCGTCGAAAGGATCTACGAGGAAGACATGCGCGACTTCAACAAGAACAACGTGGCGCAGGCGGTCAACCTGCTCCCCGGGGTAACGTTGACAAAGAACAGCAGAAACGAACAGATGGTCTACATCCGTGGATTTGATATGAGACGCGTTCCCATCTTCCTTGACGGCATTCCGATCTATGTGCCCTATGACGGCTATCCGGACCTCGGGCGCTTCACCACATTCGACATGTCCCAGATCACCGTTTCCAAGGGGTTCACGTCTGTGCTTTACGGCCCCAATACCGAAGGCGGGGCCATCAACATGATATCGAGAAGACCGCAGAAGGCCTTCGAGGGGAGTATCAGCACCGGGTACGCCACAGGTGACACCTTCATGAGCTATATCAATCTCGGAACGAACCAGAAGAAATGGTATCTCCAGGGCGGCGGGTCCTATGTGAGCAGCGACTACGTGAGGATGTCCGACAATTGGTCGGAAAGACCGACGGAAAACGGCGGGCACCGCGACAATTCCTACTATAGGGACAGGAAGTACAACCTGAAATTGGGGTTCACCCCCTTCGACGGCCATGAGTACGCCATCAGTTACACAAACCAGCACGGCGTGAAAGGCAACCCGGTATATGCCGGTACGGACCCGTCCGTTGCCATCCGTTACTGGCAGTGGCCCTACTGGGACAAGGAGAGCGTCTACTTCACATCAAAGACACCTGTCGGGCAAGACTCCTATTTCAAGGTAAGGTTCTACTACGATCAGTATCAGAACTCACTATACAGTTATGACAACGATACCTATTCGACAATGGATAAGAAATCCTCCTGGATGAGCGATTATAGCGACAAAACCACCGGCGGCTCCATTGAGGCCGGGACGACCCTTGTTCCCAGGAACAACATCAAAGCGGCCTTCCACTACAAGGAAGACCGCCACAAGGAACACAACCAGCCGAACCCCTACCAAAATTTCAAAGACGAAATATGGTCCGTCGGGCTTGAGGACACGCTGCAGATAGTCGACAAATTCTACACCATCTTCGGCGCCAGCTACGACAGCATAAAGACTATCAATGCGGAAGCTTACGATTCGAAGACCAACACTTTCTCCGATTTCCAAAAGGACAGTCAATCATCTCTCAACCCCCAGATCGGCTTTTTCTATGATCTTACAGACACGAGCAAGATCCACGCCAGCGTGGCGAAAAAAACCAGGCTTCCCACGATGAAGGACAAGTACTCCTACAAACAGGGGACGGCCCTGCCCAACCCGAACCTGAAACCCGAGGAGGCCATCAACTACGAACTGGGATACCAGAATACGTTCTTCAAGAAAATCGCACTGAAGACCGCCATCTTCTATTCCGATATATCGGACATGGTCATGCAGGTCAAGGTCCCCAATCCCTCCAATCCAGCAACCACATTGAACCAGAACCAGAACATCGGCGATGTGAGGAGATACGGTGCCGAACTCGATGTCTCGGGCTCCATCATCACGAACCTGAACGGCGGCTTCAATTACACCTATATCTGGTCCGACAACCGGACCGACTCCACGCGGGTGACCGATATCCCGAAACACAAGCTTGCGGCCTACGCGAAATACACGCCGCTTACGGGTCTTTCCCTCATCGCGGACATCGAATACAATTCCCAGCGATACAGCTCTTCCGACGGCATCGAGGTCGCCAGGGCCTTCGCGGTCACCAATTTCAAGGCCGCCTATGAATTCCTGAAGGGTCTCAGGATCGAAGGCGGGGTATCGAATGTATTCGACAGGGATTACTCCCTTGCCGAAGGTTACCCCGAGGCAGGCAGAAGCTATTTTACCAATCTTGTTTACAAGTTCTGA
- a CDS encoding ABC transporter substrate-binding protein produces the protein MISYDDALKKMKERERPMNCRIIAAQCVRSRTLCTLIVLVLAALLPTTQLNARELTDIFGGKVVVPDHIRKAYATSPPATYMLYAIDPAVLAGLNTPVRKWEKRYLRKQIQRLPVLGGWYGQGYVPNIEMVLKVNPQIIIVPSLHSAIDERTNHTLKDVPIPAVSVKMDTLASYPDAFTTLGEALGRQRRAKKLSVYARKTAAQIARIVDTLPSDRRVSVYYAEGEDGLSTECGASMHVELIELAGGLNVHRCASKTGYGMEKVSLEQVLLYNPDVILVFERLFFKSILSDPRWRQIKAVREGKVYLIPRQPFNWFDRPPSFMRVLGLKWLTNLLHPELYPVDIVKETQSFYTLFLDVNLTRKEASAILYYRTPD, from the coding sequence ATGATCAGTTACGACGATGCGCTGAAAAAGATGAAGGAAAGAGAGAGACCCATGAATTGCCGGATTATCGCAGCGCAATGCGTGAGGTCACGGACGCTGTGCACACTAATCGTCCTTGTTCTGGCCGCCCTGTTGCCCACGACACAGCTCAACGCGAGAGAGCTTACCGACATATTCGGCGGGAAGGTTGTCGTCCCTGACCACATACGGAAAGCCTATGCAACATCGCCGCCCGCTACCTACATGCTCTATGCCATTGACCCCGCGGTCCTTGCGGGACTCAATACCCCGGTCCGGAAATGGGAGAAAAGGTATCTTCGCAAACAGATCCAGAGGCTGCCCGTGCTCGGCGGATGGTACGGCCAGGGATATGTTCCCAATATCGAGATGGTGCTGAAAGTGAATCCCCAGATCATCATCGTACCCAGTCTCCATTCGGCGATCGACGAGAGAACGAACCACACGCTCAAGGACGTACCCATACCGGCCGTAAGCGTGAAAATGGACACACTCGCCAGTTATCCCGATGCGTTCACCACCCTGGGTGAGGCGCTTGGCCGGCAGCGACGTGCGAAAAAGCTGAGCGTATATGCCCGGAAAACTGCCGCTCAGATAGCGCGGATCGTGGATACCCTGCCGTCAGACCGCAGGGTATCGGTCTACTACGCCGAAGGAGAAGACGGATTGAGCACCGAGTGCGGGGCGTCCATGCACGTCGAACTTATAGAACTGGCCGGCGGACTCAACGTCCACCGATGTGCCTCGAAGACCGGCTACGGCATGGAAAAGGTTTCGCTGGAACAGGTTTTGCTTTACAACCCGGACGTGATCCTGGTCTTTGAAAGGCTCTTTTTCAAAAGCATCCTCTCCGACCCCAGGTGGCGGCAGATCAAAGCGGTACGAGAGGGGAAGGTATATCTCATTCCGAGACAGCCCTTCAACTGGTTTGACCGCCCTCCTTCCTTCATGCGTGTTTTGGGCCTGAAATGGCTGACGAACCTCCTCCACCCCGAACTGTATCCCGTGGACATCGTGAAGGAGACACAGAGTTTCTACACCCTCTTTCTTGACGTAAATCTCACCCGAAAAGAAGCGTCGGCAATCCTCTATTACCGAACACCCGATTGA
- a CDS encoding deoxyribodipyrimidine photo-lyase: MAVLPQRIESLRQGQPSRGPVVYWMSRDHRAADNWALLFAQETALRHALPLVVVFCLSDSFLGATLRQYGFMLRGLEEVCGTLQALSIPFFLLPGEPADTLPGFIEQNGVSFLVSDFDPLRVKKQWKEAVLLKTSVPFYEVDTHNIVPCRMASDKREYGAHTIRKKIGRLLPAFLDEIPALQKHPYPSGMAGNPVDARALLRGFRIDRSVEEVDFLSPGENRARETLRSFIDGRLDKYETGRNDPVNDCQSNLSPYLHFGQISAQRVALEVRNCSAGAFSKAAFLEELIVRRELSDNYCHYTPCYDSFEAFPQWAKKTLDDHRADRRFHLYSPEQLETARTHDDLWNAIQMQMVTRGKMHGYMRMYWAKKILEWTASPEEALSTAILLNDRYELDGRDPNGYAGIAWSVGGVHDRPWGERNIFGKIRYMSYNGCASKFNVKRYIKGIIRPDS, encoded by the coding sequence ATGGCCGTATTACCGCAGAGGATCGAGAGCTTGAGGCAGGGGCAGCCCTCCCGGGGGCCTGTAGTATACTGGATGAGCCGCGATCACCGCGCGGCCGACAACTGGGCGCTTCTGTTCGCCCAGGAAACGGCCCTGCGGCACGCCCTCCCTCTCGTCGTCGTCTTCTGCCTTTCCGATTCCTTTCTCGGCGCGACACTGAGGCAGTATGGCTTCATGCTCCGCGGCCTCGAAGAGGTCTGCGGAACACTTCAGGCCCTTTCCATCCCCTTCTTCCTCCTGCCCGGGGAGCCCGCAGACACCCTGCCAGGATTCATCGAACAAAACGGGGTGTCATTTCTTGTCAGCGACTTCGATCCCCTTCGCGTCAAGAAGCAATGGAAAGAGGCTGTCTTGCTCAAAACATCGGTCCCTTTCTACGAGGTCGACACCCACAATATCGTCCCCTGCCGGATGGCTTCGGACAAACGGGAATATGGTGCCCATACGATCAGAAAGAAGATAGGGCGGCTCTTGCCTGCCTTTCTCGACGAAATACCGGCGCTCCAAAAACATCCATACCCTTCCGGGATGGCGGGTAATCCCGTCGATGCAAGGGCCCTGCTGCGGGGTTTCAGGATAGACCGGTCCGTGGAAGAGGTGGACTTTTTAAGCCCCGGAGAAAACAGGGCCCGGGAAACGCTCCGGTCATTTATCGACGGGAGGCTTGACAAGTACGAAACCGGCCGGAATGACCCCGTGAACGATTGCCAGTCCAACCTTTCGCCTTATCTTCACTTCGGACAGATATCGGCCCAGCGCGTGGCATTGGAGGTGCGGAATTGCTCCGCCGGCGCTTTTTCGAAGGCCGCCTTTCTTGAAGAGCTTATCGTTCGCAGGGAACTCTCGGACAATTACTGCCACTACACCCCGTGCTATGACAGCTTTGAGGCCTTTCCACAATGGGCCAAAAAGACTCTCGATGACCACCGGGCCGACAGGCGCTTCCATCTCTATTCACCGGAACAGCTGGAAACGGCGAGAACCCACGATGACCTCTGGAACGCGATCCAGATGCAGATGGTGACCAGGGGAAAGATGCACGGTTACATGAGGATGTACTGGGCCAAAAAGATACTCGAATGGACTGCGTCGCCCGAAGAGGCGCTGTCGACAGCAATTCTTCTCAACGACCGCTACGAGCTTGACGGGCGAGACCCGAACGGTTACGCGGGCATCGCCTGGAGCGTCGGCGGGGTGCACGACAGGCCCTGGGGCGAACGGAATATTTTTGGAAAAATAAGATACATGAGTTATAATGGATGCGCGTCGAAATTCAACGTGAAACGTTACATCAAAGGGATCATCCGACCCGACAGCTGA
- a CDS encoding iron ABC transporter permease, with protein sequence MRQGMLIASLFAALVLAVLMSLALGKYPLGLSDICSFFLWKLFDAGVTFSIDRQLLENILLNIRLPRIMAAVFVGASLSISGAAFQAMFINPLVSPGILGVLAGASFGAALGMILSKSWFFVQASCFLFGFLAVMAAVGVARLYRGNTVLLLILGGVISGALFTSLLSIVKYLADPYNQLPAIVYWLMGGLTLVDGSTIRNTAIPVVGGIALIISLSGYLNVLSMGDEEARAMGVPVERIRFLLIILATMLSAITVVLAGMVGWVGLIIPHVARMIVGPDNRVLIPVSALIGALYLVAVDDVSRLLFATEIPLGIITSLVGIPFFAAVLKKANRGWS encoded by the coding sequence ATGAGACAGGGGATGCTCATCGCATCGCTTTTCGCCGCCCTCGTGCTCGCCGTCCTCATGTCCCTGGCGCTCGGCAAATATCCCCTGGGACTCTCAGACATCTGTTCCTTCTTCCTCTGGAAGCTCTTCGACGCCGGCGTGACCTTCTCGATCGACAGACAATTGCTGGAGAACATTCTCCTCAATATACGCTTGCCTCGCATCATGGCGGCGGTTTTTGTCGGCGCATCCCTGTCGATCTCGGGGGCCGCTTTCCAGGCGATGTTCATCAATCCCCTCGTTTCGCCGGGCATACTGGGCGTGCTCGCCGGCGCCTCTTTCGGTGCGGCCCTTGGCATGATACTCTCGAAGAGCTGGTTCTTCGTCCAGGCGAGCTGTTTCCTTTTCGGGTTTCTGGCTGTCATGGCGGCCGTCGGGGTCGCCCGCCTGTATAGAGGCAACACCGTTCTTCTCCTGATCCTCGGCGGGGTAATAAGCGGGGCGCTGTTTACATCCCTCCTGTCCATCGTGAAATACCTCGCCGACCCTTACAACCAGCTTCCGGCAATCGTCTACTGGCTGATGGGCGGACTCACTCTGGTCGATGGAAGCACGATCAGGAATACCGCGATCCCCGTCGTCGGCGGGATAGCTCTCATCATTTCGCTCTCGGGATATCTCAACGTTCTGAGCATGGGCGACGAAGAGGCCCGGGCGATGGGCGTTCCCGTGGAAAGGATACGGTTTCTCCTCATTATCCTGGCAACCATGCTGAGCGCCATCACTGTTGTGCTCGCCGGCATGGTCGGCTGGGTAGGCCTCATCATCCCCCATGTCGCCAGGATGATCGTCGGGCCCGACAACCGCGTGCTTATCCCCGTGAGTGCCCTCATCGGTGCATTGTATCTCGTGGCGGTCGACGACGTTTCGCGTCTTCTTTTCGCAACCGAGATACCGCTGGGGATCATCACATCTCTCGTGGGTATACCTTTCTTTGCCGCCGTTCTCAAAAAGGCGAACAGGGGGTGGAGCTGA